The following coding sequences lie in one Arachis ipaensis cultivar K30076 chromosome B05, Araip1.1, whole genome shotgun sequence genomic window:
- the LOC107641428 gene encoding TMV resistance protein N-like has protein sequence MDNRSWRYDVFLSFRGKDIRRHFICHLYEALHRKGIRTFRDDEELNRGEDITRSLDKAIQQSRIAIPVFSSNYATSSFCLDELVNIMECAKTKGQIVLPVFYDVDPSDVRNLRGSFGEAMEKHEERMNLEEDKERLEKWKMAFMQAANLSGFHFKLGAEAECEFTEKIVKIVSKWIHHTCLYVSDQVVGLESQIPELNLLLDVESSDRVHMVGIHGIGGIGKTTLARAVYNSIADSFEGVCFLGNVRENSITHGLVYLQQMLLSKLVGDERDVKLGDVSEGKKVIERRLNRKKVLLIVDDVDRLEQLKAVAGDSVWFGSGSRIIVTTRNKGLLTSHGIVRTYEVGKLNDKEALDLLRWNVFKTREVDPSYSYILNRTVAFASGLPLALEVIGANLFGKSKDEWESALDQYKRSPKREIQEILKVSFDGLEEEEKKIFLDIACFFNGYRSKYVEEILRAHHGFCPKNSMRVLIDKSLVKIEDDKVMLHDLIQDMGREIVRQESEEPRGRSRIWNFEDAKRVLEQDKGSHKIEMIKLAFPKADEKLNWDGVAFMKMNNLRTIVINKGDFSDSPKHLPNSLKVLKWRGYPSQIFPFDFYPKEIAILWLPDSSISSLISFFQKQKASTIQKVYFFYNHEHFILLFLWQKFMNLRVLNFSNCQHLEQIPDLSVAPHLEELSFCWCKNLTEVHKSVGLLNKLRMLDAKGCCKLRSFPDLMLPSLEKLRLSSCSSLKSFPEILGKMESLTQLELEYTPIKEFPPSIRYITRLERLELWNSKIVLLPSSIFLMKELKCLRIRNCDGLLLHSQEKVEEQISSVVFSNQQHFDFRNCNVSNEFLQRSVPWLVNVKELNLSSNSFTILPACIEGCTFLKVLILDYCGNLREVGGIPPNIEKFSARRCISLKSLDLTLLSCTKDCYFLKELILDGCENLEEIRGIPPSIEVLHAPSSTLLTSSSRSMFSNQDLHEDANDKESWLPMPGTKVQEWFNYSRHGSSISFWFRNKFPAMSLFVINELKKTSFEPKLTINGHEMHIFSLFSLQKDHILILTLGPKQTEFKDEVNNVISKDEWNHVELSSDHAVHGVGGGTIYESMMQIGLHVFKQFSNMEDIRFTDPFLLEEVHSLEGIGYSPTQFVQRHQNLTSLETNVEQEIVSHSLLPSPSFSDNLNWESNTIVTEHKTNTTSVQAYEDNLANAVGESYQTPSIANTENVHDPIPTTPSSSDKDSGQKMYTETCSTTLLIKFDEPLINQAPLTQDDNDVEMEAFYATLDAETHDDVLSPNSDDDPATTTAPSKEAKEALKTVQDFITKNDASVLLDEENYNVMKNSLHYLSNLSSKDGISGEVETLVSEASWLFNCCSVEYIESCRNIESTASELQRVDELEAGLEGNKNKHRELRQKLDWMEKRKKELEEEMNAIKAKLCDCESEKKIVVQKKKDVFEEAKTLKAQRDEWRKKVPQLRHQQSIAKSNHAKFTGEWSKLGEKFHTIVLD, from the exons TTTCTGCTTGGACGAACTGGTTAACATCATGGAGTGTGCCAAGACTAAGGGGCAGATTGTTTTGCCGGTGTTCTATGACGTGGATCCTTCCGATGTGCGAAATCTGAGGGGGAGTTTTGGTGAAGCAATGGAGAAACATGAGGAGAGGATGAACCTCGAGGAAGATAAAGAGAGGTTGGAGAAATGGAAGATGGCTTTTATGCAAGCTGCTAATCTTTCTGGATTTCATTTTAAACTTGG GGCCGAAGCTGAATGCGAGTTTACTGAGAAGATTGTGAAAATAGTCTCCAAATGGATTCATCACACTTGTTTATATGTTTCAGATCAAGTAGTTGGACTAGAATCTCAGATTCCAGAACTGAACTTACTTTTGGATGTTGAATCCAGTGACAGAGTCCACATGGTAGGGATTCATGGCATTGGCGGAATAGGTAAAACAACTCTTGCTCGCGCCGTCTACAATTCCATTGCTGACTCATTTGAAGGTGTATGTTTTCTTGGTAATGTGAGAGAAAATTCAATAACACATGGCTTAGTATATCTCCAACAAATGCTGCTTTCAAAGTTAGTTGGTGATGAAAGAGATGTTAAGTTAGGTGATGTCAGTGAAGGAAAGAAGGTGATAGAGCGTAGGCTCAATCGAAAGAAGGTTCTGTTGATTGTTGATGATGTCGATAGATTAGAGCAGTTAAAAGCAGTTGCAGGGGACTCTGTTTGGTTTGGTTCTGGTAGTAGAATCATTGTAACAACTCGAAACAAAGGCTTGTTAACGAGTCATGGAATTGTAAGAACATATGAAGTAGGGAAGTTAAATGATAAAGAAGCTCTTGATTTACTTAGATGGAATGTTTTCAAAACAAGAGAGGTTGATCCAAGTTACTCATACATTTTGAACAGAACGGTTGCTTTTGCTTCTGGCTTGCCACTTGCATTGGAAGTAATAGGGGCTAATTTGTTTGGTAAGAGTAAAGATGAGTGGGAATCTGCTTTGGATCAGTATAAAAGAAGTCCTAAGAGAGAGATTCAAGAGATTCTTAAAGTGAGTTTTGATGGattggaggaggaagagaagaagatctTTCTTGACATTGCTTGTTTCTTTAATGGATATAGATCCAAGTATGTTGAGGAGATACTGCGTGCTCATCACGGCTTTTGCCCCAAGAACAGCATGCGAGTTTTGATTGATAAGTCTTTGGTGAAGATTGAAGATGATAAAGTGATGTTACATGATTTGATTCAAGATATGGGTAGAGAAATCGTTCGACAAGAGTCTGAAGAGCCTCGAGGGCGTAGCAGGATTTGGAACTTTGAGGATGCAAAACGTGTTTTGGAACAAGACAAG GGTAGCCATAAAATTGAAATGATAAAGCTAGCATTCCCCAAAGCTGATGAAAAACTTAATTGGGATGGTGTAGCATTCATGAAGATGAATAATCTCAGAACAATTGTTATTAATAAAGGTGACTTTTCAGACAGTCCCAAACATCTTCCAAATAGTTTGAAAGTGCTTAAATGGCGAGGATATCCTTCACAAattttcccatttgatttttatcCAAAGGAAATAGCCATATTGTGGTTACCAGATAGTTCCATATCATCACTCATTAGTTTCTTTCAGAAGCAAAAGGCAAGTACAATACAAAAagtctattttttttataatcatgAACAT tttatattACTTTTTCTTTGGCAGAAGTTCATGAATTTGAGAGTTTTGAATTTCAGCAATTGCCAGCACCTAGAACAAATACCTGATTTATCTGTTGCCCCACATTTGGAAGAATTGTCTTTTTGTTGGTGTAAGAACTTAACTGAAGTTCATAAATCAGTTGGGTTGCTAAATAAACTTAGAATGTTGGATGCAAAGGGTTGTTGCAAGCTTAGGAGTTTTCCAGACCTTATGTTGCCTTCTCTCGAGAAACTCCGCCTTTCGTCTTGTTCAAGTCTTAAGAGTTTTCCAGAAATATTAGGGAAGATGGAAAGTTTAACACAACTTGAGTTAGAATACACTCCAATAAAAGAATTCCCACCTTCAATTCGTTATATTACTAGGCTTGAAAGATTAGAATTGTGGAACTCTAAGATTGTTCTGTTGCCAAGTAGCATTTTTCTGATGAAAGAGCTTAAGTGCTTGAGAATTCGAAACTGTGATGGTTTGCTGTTACATTCACAAGAGAAAGTTGAGGAGCAAATAAGCTCAGTTGTGTTTTCCAATCAGCAacactttgatttcagaaactgCAATGTATCAAATGAGTTTCTTCAAAGGAGTGTTCCTTGGTTAGTCAATGTGAAAGAGCTGAATCTATCATCCAACAGTTTCACAATTCTTCCTGCATGCATTGAAGGATGTACCTTCTTGAAGGTACTTATTTTGGATTATTGTGGGAATCTTCGAGAAGTCGGAGGGATTCCACCAAACATTGAAAAATTCTCTGCAAGAAGATGCATATCCTTAAAAAGTTTGGACCTCACTCTCCTATCATGCACCAAAGATTGTTACTTTCTGAAGGAACTCATTTTGGATGGTTGTGAGAATCTTGAGGAAATAAGGGGCATTCCACCTAGCATAGAAGTTTTGCATGCACCAAGCTCTACCTTGTTGACTTCCTCTTCTAGGAGCATGTTTTCTAACCAG GATTTACATGAGGATGCAAATGACAAGGAATCATGGCTGCCAATGCCAGGAACAAAAGTTCAGGAGTGGTTCAACTATTCTCGCCACGGATCATCAATTTCTTTCTGGTTTAGAAACAAGTTTCCAGCCATGTCACTCTTTGTGATTAATGAACTGAAAAAGACTTCATTTGAACCCAAGTTGACCATCAATGGTCATGAAATGCATATTTTTTCCTTATTCTCTCTACAAAAAGATCACATACTGATTCTAACTCTGGGTCCAAAACAAACTGAATTCAAAGATGAGGTAAACAATGTGATTTCTAAAGATGAATGGAATCATGTGGAGTTGTCTTCTGATCATGCAGTGCATGGAGTAGGTGGTGGAACTATATATGAGAGCATGATGCAAATTGGACTCCATGTATTCAAGCAATTTAGTAACATGGAAGATATAAGATTCACTGATCCGTTCTTGTTGGAAGAAGTTCATAGCTTGGAGGGTATTGGATATTCTCCTACACAATTTGTGCAAAGGCATCAAAATTTGACTTCATTGGAAACAAATGTGGAGCAAGAAATAGTATCTCATTCATTGCTTCCATCTCCATCATTCAGTGACAACTTGAATTGGGAGTCAAACACAATTGTTACGGAGCACAAAACTAACACAACTAGTGTCCAAG CATATGAGGATAATCTAGCAAATGCTGTAGGAGAATCATATCAAACACCATCCATAGCTAACACAGAAAACGTTCATGACCCAATTCCCACCACTCCATCAAGTAGTGATAAAGATAGTGGACAGAAAATGTACACAGAAACTTGTAGCACCACTTTGCTAATAAAATTTGATGAGCCTTTGATAAATCAAGCTCCTCTAACTCAAGATGATAATGATGTGGAGATGGAAGCATTTTATGCTACTCTTGATGCTGAGACACATGATGATGTTCTTTCCCCGAATTCCGATGATGATCCAGCAACCACCACTGCTCCAAGCAAAGAAGCCAAGGAAGCATTGAAAACAGTACAAGACTTCATCACAAAGAATGATGCTTCAGTTTTGTTGGATGAAGAAAACTACAATGTCATGAAGAACAGTTTGCATTACCTATCCAATTTGTCTTCAAAAGATGGCATATCAGGAGAAGTTGAAACATTGGTATCAGAAGCTTCATGGTTGTTCAATTGTTGCAGTGTGGAATACATTGAATCATGTAGGAATATTGAGTCCACAGCATCAGAGCTACAAAGGGTTGATGAATTAGAAGCAGGATTGGAAGGAAACAAGAACAAGCACAGGGAGTTGAGGCAAAAGTTAGATTGGatggagaaaagaaagaaggagcTGGAAGAGGAAATGAATGCCATCAAAGCTAAGTTATGTGATTGTGAATCAGAAAAGAAGATTGTTGTTCAGAAAAAGAAAGATGTATTTGAAGAAGCAAAGACACTCAAAGCTCAAAGAGATGAGTGGAGGAAAAAAGTGCCACAATTGCGGCATCAACAGAGTATAGCAAAGAGTAATCATGCAAAATTCACAGGTGAATGGTCAAAACTAGGAGAAAAATTTCACACCATTGTTCTAGACTGA